A DNA window from Capnocytophaga sp. ARDL2 contains the following coding sequences:
- a CDS encoding DUF4271 domain-containing protein, with protein MELNFITRNYIQNDWALLIFITAIGIIAYNRRVFAVQFDEFSKLLYSNKYIMLYRESSELKTWFTISMTFVQFVTISFLLHTLWSSYIGYGMQDFMQYLQMLNAIIFIVLSKYLIEKMVAVCFELEHFIEQFNLVKVSYRNYLSMILLPFAMILFYNQTIDERVLYSIIALMLLINIGLYAYIIKTYQKQIGGYLYYFILYLCTFEIAPYFILYKWYVNMGI; from the coding sequence ATGGAATTGAATTTTATCACAAGAAATTATATACAAAACGACTGGGCATTGCTGATTTTTATTACAGCAATTGGTATCATCGCTTACAATCGAAGAGTTTTTGCTGTACAATTTGACGAATTTTCAAAATTGTTGTATTCCAACAAATACATCATGCTCTATAGAGAATCGTCAGAGCTAAAAACATGGTTTACAATCTCAATGACTTTTGTTCAGTTTGTAACCATTTCATTTTTATTGCATACTTTGTGGAGTTCGTACATAGGATATGGCATGCAAGATTTTATGCAATATTTACAAATGCTCAACGCAATCATTTTTATCGTTTTGTCAAAATATTTAATAGAGAAAATGGTTGCAGTGTGTTTTGAATTAGAACATTTTATCGAGCAATTCAACCTGGTAAAAGTGAGCTATCGAAACTATTTGAGTATGATACTTTTGCCTTTTGCCATGATACTTTTTTACAATCAAACGATAGACGAACGTGTTTTGTATTCAATCATAGCTCTTATGCTATTGATAAACATAGGATTGTATGCATATATAATTAAAACCTATCAAAAACAAATCGGTGGTTATTTGTATTATTTTATTTTGTACCTTTGCACCTTTGAAATAGCACCGTATTTTATTCTCTATAAATGGTATGTAAATATGGGCATATAA
- a CDS encoding HAD family hydrolase has translation MKKLKNLQNIKVIAFDADDTLFINEPHFNQAEKIFKHIMSPYIDTDQTADLILQHQVKNLSLYGFGVKSYVLSMIEAAYTLSDYKISAREIEQIIQVGKDLLQKPVSLMPEIECVLQFLAPNYRLIVATKGDLKDQHRKLHDSGLGIYFHHIEVMIKKNEEDYNKLLKRLGVQAEEFIMIGNSLKSDILPVLNIGSQAIYVPFTSTWVYEQIDFKPTHDHFFEIEKIADLPLLFN, from the coding sequence ATGAAAAAGTTAAAAAACCTTCAAAATATAAAAGTTATTGCCTTTGACGCTGATGACACACTTTTCATCAACGAACCTCATTTTAACCAAGCGGAAAAAATCTTCAAACACATCATGTCGCCTTATATCGACACCGACCAAACAGCAGATTTAATCCTACAACATCAAGTAAAAAATCTTTCACTTTATGGTTTTGGGGTAAAAAGTTATGTACTTTCGATGATAGAGGCTGCTTACACACTTTCGGATTATAAAATTTCGGCAAGAGAAATCGAACAAATCATCCAAGTAGGAAAAGATTTGCTTCAAAAACCTGTTTCGTTGATGCCGGAAATCGAATGCGTATTGCAATTTTTAGCACCCAATTACCGATTGATCGTCGCGACCAAAGGCGATTTGAAAGACCAACATAGAAAATTGCACGATTCGGGTTTGGGTATTTACTTTCACCATATCGAAGTGATGATAAAAAAAAATGAGGAAGATTACAACAAACTTTTAAAGAGATTGGGCGTACAAGCAGAAGAATTTATCATGATAGGAAATTCACTAAAATCAGATATTTTACCTGTATTAAACATTGGTAGTCAAGCTATTTATGTACCTTTTACATCAACTTGGGTGTACGAACAGATCGATTTTAAACCTACACACGACCATTTTTTTGAAATTGAAAAAATTGCAGATTTACCTCTGTTGTTCAACTAA
- the rimM gene encoding ribosome maturation factor RimM (Essential for efficient processing of 16S rRNA), translating to MSSLKVERFLRVLFEDIASEEDADELIGREVYLPLNMLPKLEGNKFYYHEVVGFKAIDQEKGAFGIIEKVTDNGVQALFEISYNEATILVPLIDEFIVKVDRENQEILFNTAPGLIDLYL from the coding sequence CTGTCTTCTCTTAAAGTAGAGCGTTTCTTACGTGTGCTTTTTGAAGATATTGCCTCTGAAGAAGACGCAGACGAACTCATAGGACGCGAAGTATATCTTCCGCTAAACATGCTTCCAAAATTGGAAGGAAATAAATTTTATTACCACGAAGTTGTTGGTTTCAAAGCAATTGACCAAGAAAAAGGTGCGTTTGGAATCATCGAAAAAGTTACAGACAACGGTGTACAAGCTTTGTTTGAAATCTCTTATAACGAGGCAACCATCCTCGTACCTCTCATCGACGAATTTATCGTAAAAGTAGATCGTGAAAATCAAGAAATTTTATTCAATACCGCACCTGGATTGATTGATTTGTATTTATAA
- a CDS encoding histone deacetylase encodes MFPIAFHPSYIHPVPENHRFPMEKYRLLPEYLLKEGIVAHDWFFEPTLATVEELILVHDAQYVEDFINLRLDASATRKTGFVHNKELVERELYLVKGAIEGARKAIKSKVAFNIAGGTHHAYQAHGEGFCMLNDQAVAAGVLLKEQLAKNILFIDLDVHQGNGTADIFQNEERVFTFSMHGKNNYPFKKEQSSLDIALEDNISDVEYLQLLNTHLQQIMNTFQPDFIFYQSGVDILESDKLGKMGCSLDGCKQRDLVVFSIAKQHDIPVQCSMGGGYSPDVSTIVQAHANTFLSAVEVFL; translated from the coding sequence ATGTTTCCCATAGCTTTTCATCCCTCATACATACATCCTGTACCCGAAAACCATCGTTTTCCTATGGAAAAATACCGCCTTTTGCCTGAGTATTTACTCAAAGAAGGGATAGTAGCTCACGACTGGTTTTTCGAGCCTACACTGGCGACGGTTGAAGAATTGATTTTGGTACACGATGCTCAATATGTAGAGGATTTTATCAATTTGCGATTGGATGCTAGTGCGACCAGAAAAACAGGTTTTGTTCACAACAAAGAATTAGTAGAAAGGGAATTGTATTTGGTAAAAGGAGCGATTGAAGGGGCAAGAAAAGCTATAAAATCAAAGGTTGCCTTTAATATTGCAGGGGGAACTCATCACGCTTACCAAGCTCATGGCGAAGGATTTTGTATGCTCAATGACCAAGCAGTTGCAGCGGGCGTATTGTTGAAAGAGCAATTGGCAAAAAACATTTTATTCATCGACCTTGATGTACACCAAGGCAATGGTACAGCAGATATTTTTCAAAACGAAGAGCGTGTTTTTACTTTTTCGATGCATGGGAAAAACAATTATCCGTTCAAAAAAGAACAATCTTCGTTGGATATCGCATTGGAAGATAATATTTCAGATGTGGAATATCTACAATTATTAAACACACATTTACAACAAATTATGAATACTTTTCAACCTGATTTTATTTTTTATCAATCGGGAGTAGATATTTTAGAAAGTGATAAATTGGGAAAAATGGGGTGCAGTTTAGACGGATGCAAACAAAGAGATTTAGTCGTGTTTTCCATTGCAAAACAGCATGATATTCCCGTACAATGTAGTATGGGAGGAGGTTATTCGCCCGATGTTTCAACGATTGTACAAGCACACGCCAATACTTTTTTGAGTGCCGTGGAGGTGTTTTTATAA
- a CDS encoding site-specific integrase — protein sequence MQVKKSTFKVLFYLKKNAPKKNGKVAIMGRITIDGKIAQFSTKLEIFPDKWDLKFGKVLGKSEEALLLNRKLEELKTRLVNQYDHLMKTEGFATAEKLKNSFLGIGTMDDSLLKVFENFNVDFEKMVQKGVRGKQTLAKYQNVYTHLSDFIGYKYHRKDMAFRELTADFIKDFDFYLRVDKGLTHNTIWVYMMPLCKMIDIALEKDLIHKNPFREYEITMQEKDRGYLLKEEIEQLLSCTFKSKTRELVRDLFVFSCFTGLSYIDIKQLKKNQIQTFFDGNRWILSRRQKTSNPSNVRILPIAQKIIDKYESISRGEFVFPVPSNTSCNLHLREISLEAGIDKTKPLSFHWARHTFGTLFLTEGVPLESVSKMMGHKNLKTTQIYAKITNEKISKDMEKIACKFNDFGERLVASL from the coding sequence ATGCAAGTAAAAAAATCAACCTTCAAAGTGCTTTTCTATCTGAAAAAGAATGCTCCTAAGAAAAACGGAAAAGTGGCCATTATGGGTAGGATTACCATTGATGGTAAAATTGCCCAATTTAGTACTAAACTCGAAATTTTTCCCGATAAATGGGACTTGAAATTCGGCAAAGTCTTAGGTAAGAGTGAAGAAGCTCTTTTATTAAATCGCAAATTGGAAGAACTGAAAACTCGTTTGGTCAATCAATATGACCATTTGATGAAAACAGAAGGCTTTGCCACTGCCGAAAAGCTTAAAAACAGCTTTTTAGGCATTGGAACAATGGACGATTCGCTTTTAAAAGTTTTTGAAAATTTCAACGTTGATTTTGAAAAAATGGTTCAAAAAGGAGTAAGAGGCAAACAGACATTAGCGAAATATCAAAATGTATATACACATCTTTCAGATTTTATTGGTTATAAATACCATCGAAAAGATATGGCCTTTCGGGAGCTTACAGCGGATTTCATTAAAGATTTTGATTTTTATCTTCGTGTTGATAAAGGATTAACACATAATACGATATGGGTATATATGATGCCTTTGTGTAAGATGATTGACATCGCTTTGGAAAAAGATTTGATTCACAAGAACCCATTCCGAGAATACGAAATTACAATGCAGGAAAAAGACCGAGGTTATTTGCTAAAAGAAGAAATTGAGCAGTTATTGAGCTGTACTTTTAAGAGTAAAACCCGTGAATTGGTGCGTGATTTGTTCGTGTTTAGCTGTTTTACAGGACTTTCGTATATTGACATCAAACAGCTTAAAAAGAACCAAATTCAAACCTTTTTTGATGGCAATCGTTGGATTCTTTCCCGTAGGCAAAAAACGAGCAATCCTTCCAATGTTCGCATACTTCCCATCGCTCAAAAAATCATTGATAAATACGAATCCATCAGTAGAGGTGAGTTTGTATTTCCTGTCCCAAGTAATACCTCTTGCAATCTTCATTTAAGAGAAATTAGCTTAGAGGCGGGTATTGATAAAACAAAGCCATTGAGCTTTCATTGGGCAAGGCATACTTTTGGCACCTTATTTCTTACAGAAGGTGTTCCTTTGGAAAGTGTTAGTAAAATGATGGGACACAAGAATTTGAAAACCACACAGATTTATGCTAAAATCACCAATGAAAAAATCAGTAAGGATATGGAAAAAATCGCTTGTAAATTCAATGATTTTGGTGAGCGATTAGTCGCTTCATTATAA
- a CDS encoding uroporphyrinogen-III synthase, which produces MKVRTILVSQPEPKVENSPYFEIQQKHKVKIDFRPFIHVEGVPAKEVRQQKIDLNNYTAIILTSKNAVDHYFRLAEEMRYKVPETMKYFCQSEAIAYYLQKYVVYRKRKIYFGVKEFADLTPHIKKFKDEKFLLPASDKLNDDVPQTLDSLGVNWSQGIFFRTAMSDLSDLRDVKYDILCFFSPTGINSLFKNFPDFVQGNTRIAVFGSTTKKEAEDNGLRIDIMAPAPEAPSMTMALDKYIQQANK; this is translated from the coding sequence ATGAAAGTGAGAACAATTTTGGTGTCACAACCAGAACCCAAAGTAGAAAATTCGCCCTATTTTGAAATTCAACAAAAACACAAAGTCAAAATAGATTTTAGACCTTTTATACATGTAGAAGGTGTTCCGGCTAAAGAGGTTCGTCAGCAAAAAATAGACTTAAACAACTATACAGCCATCATCCTTACGAGCAAAAATGCAGTGGATCACTACTTTAGATTAGCAGAAGAAATGCGTTACAAAGTACCTGAAACCATGAAATATTTTTGTCAATCGGAGGCTATTGCTTACTATTTGCAAAAATATGTGGTGTACCGCAAACGTAAAATTTATTTTGGAGTTAAAGAATTTGCAGATTTGACACCGCATATCAAAAAGTTTAAAGACGAGAAGTTTTTACTTCCAGCTTCGGACAAACTCAATGATGATGTGCCTCAAACACTCGATTCTTTGGGCGTAAATTGGAGTCAAGGCATTTTTTTCCGAACAGCAATGAGCGACCTTTCAGATTTGAGGGATGTAAAATACGACATTCTTTGTTTCTTTAGTCCTACGGGAATTAATTCGCTTTTCAAAAATTTCCCTGATTTCGTACAAGGAAATACACGCATCGCCGTATTTGGCTCTACTACCAAAAAAGAAGCCGAAGACAACGGATTGAGAATCGACATTATGGCTCCAGCTCCAGAAGCTCCTTCTATGACAATGGCTCTAGACAAATACATTCAACAAGCCAATAAATAA